Within Dermacentor albipictus isolate Rhodes 1998 colony chromosome 3, USDA_Dalb.pri_finalv2, whole genome shotgun sequence, the genomic segment cgcccgtggtcctttgccaagattggattacggcatgaattcgaaggtagctggcccatgccgtcgtccaagttATTTACGCtaagatcgttgatgaagtgaagaactgcttctcatcgagaacgaggaaaaagggtttatttacagaaattaaatcagtctaacatgactgcttgagaaaaagagtttcagtccaacatgactgcatgagagaagtgaatcagtctaacatgactgctcaagagaagtgtgctcagcattcgcacaaccacagtttttatacactcgatccgccggccatacgaggcggcgactgttcgtttactcaacaccaactcgccgctgctctgcagatcagtttacagacacaaaggcacacacattccgatgcccaaacgacggcgttggaggggtgccgttccgggaactatcggtgccgatcgagggtcggtcgttgttttgcgtcatgccgaagcgtgagaagccccaaaatacgttgttcccgcggcagcttgtccatgcgtgtcaaatcaggtccacgttggggaactccgaaaccattgttcacacaccgaactcgtcccgtcacaatgtcgatggggctggaggaaggaagcgggttttcagcacagaggtcgcttcttcgaacgcctcctagctgcagtgacggagagggtgcggaatgcgcgtcttgcaccccttgtcgtaatcgggtggcaaggtggcaatcttgctttgcagcccgccattcttaacaccggtcttcttcgggcaatttgtcaggaacgCGTGCTGTTCGCTCTGCAGccgtgcgcagctgtatcacttgacgtggATCCGGCTCCAGCTGTGGCATCAGCTGCAGCGGCATCGCCTCCGGTTGTGGCATCGGCTGTACCACcgactgtggcatcggctgcggcatGAGCTGTGGCCTCGGTTGTGACTTCCGCTGTTGTTCTGGCTTTGGCTGTTGCTGTAGTAGTGAGGACCAAGTTgtattgttctccgccatggccgCGTCAGAATTAGATTGGATTGCCTCAGGCCTAGGGGGCAGAGGAGGAGCTGTTGTCGGATGGGGCGCACTCTTCATAGAGTTATCATCGTTCTTTGAAGTCCGGcggcgtcgggagcgtcgctttctaatggccgcaacagcttcccgacgagacgaATGGGCTCTCGTCATCTGATTCAAgatcgccttttccttcttcattttggggcagtccttcgaggaagcatcatgggacccaTTTGAAATTGGTGCATTGGAGAGCAGGGTGACCGCAGGCAACAAATATACGAAGCGTGCAGCATGCACCTACACGATGCTGGCACATCTGGCAGCTCTGCGAGCTTGCAGACGGCCAAGAAACCGTGCAAGCTGAAACGGTAAGAACAGTACTCCCATGTGCACGCAAGGCTTCATAACGCTTCAAAAAATCATGATAAAATGCAGTATAAGAAACCTTACGTTGCTCTAAGTACCTCGGTGTGCACTGGCGGTATCGACCTCGCTGGGTTAGTGCACCGCTGCTTGAGCTAAGCATGCCAAATTGAGCCATATTTCATGTAGGGTTTAAGATGCTCGCTTAAACCACCAAAGGCCGCCCGCTGGACGCGGCCGAAAACAAAATGTTTCGcttttccagtcctcgggaaaACCCAACTGCAGCGGCAACGAGAAAGCGCGCCTTTAATTTAGAAGGTCGGCAATCTGCAAGACTAAAGCCTGCTTAACGATAACGAAGGACAAGCCGAGCGGTTGCCGCGGATTACAGGCCAGCACGACTGCGTCGCCAGCACGTAGCGTCGCACGACGGGGCTTTTCATTTGTGTCCCGGGAATTCTTACGCAGAGCAAGCCAAGagctttcgtttttcctctttatttttttttccttttaggtCAACGTTGGGAGGAATGAGCTCTAACTATAGGGCAAGCTGCCACTTTGAACTGTGCTCGAAACGATAGCCGGCGCGGAGAATCAAGAGCGCGGGAGCTGGCTGGCTGGCGGAAACTACTTCACCAACTGGTTTTTCCCGCCTCAAGTGTGTCGCTGAGTGCAAATGTCGCTCAGCTGAGGGGGAAGCTAAAAAAATAAGGCAGAAACTCAGGAAACGAAAACCAGCTCGGCAGTGCACAACAGCGGGGGCTCCCCTATCTGTGGGTGGAATCGATGAGCACGTGTATGGAGGTGGAATGTCAGCTTCCTCGAGAGCAGTGCCTCGTTCGCCGGCGCGGGACATTAGGATATGGTTTGTCGCCCGAGTCGGGCGCGGAGAAACGGATAGATTCGTGATTCGCGCAGCGCCATACCAACAtgttattgcggtagcaattatacggacagtCCGAGCGCATTTTTGCAGTCGCCGCGacgttccgtgtaaagtccaagggcgataacaccgtcgccacgcGTCCTATGCTGTACATGCGagggaaagcacgcgagggaagccgacgttCGCGGCTCAAAAGGCGCACGCGAACGAAGAAAGCGAGGAGCAACCGCGTCGTTTTGCGCCGCGCGAAAGGCCGTAGGGGGATGGGAgggaggaagggggcggcgttgtgctccggcaacCACTGCGTATTTCGCGATCGGCGCAAGGGGAAGtgacgatcgcagctcaatctcacgcgccatattggcctcgagctccaccactggaaaagctggcgccaccgtcggggtgacgtgctaggagggatcacgtggacatagcggccgcgtcggctgcttcgggagcgccgaagcgagctgaaaacgagtttaaattccctcgtacgctgcggtcctcatttagtggcgaaactttcccgcttcgagtgtctcctttacaacgcttgaaagcactacaataggtagtggctgcctttgaaggcgcgcaacatggtaggctactgctcggtgccgcagggccgaacgcacgcaacggaggccggtgtcagccttattcacacgtagccgcaggacaagaagctgcgtgaagcttggctcgcgaaacataaaaccggcaaacagtcatcggctacaactcgggtatgcagcaagcacagacgcgaggaagatttctgctacggcgccgggtctgcaatgttcggaaaacgcgcactgagacgctcgcccgagaccgctgcccgactaatgtcatgacggtttggtctatgaacttctcgatgctatagataccggcaagttcagtggagtggaaaggcaacggtaagaagcacatttaaaaaaagcatggcatatggtcatgtttgtgttatgaattaatgcactggattacaaaaaaggagcagcgggaaattgcatgctgagaacagcgataaatatacagtgcgacgcaactcgagaaataatattgaaaggtcaaagaatttagaagaaaaaaaaaagatttaatcgtcgtgacggcatatcacagtccccgtaggcgtcgaagtctctacaatgaaattatttttgaacagctctgatagcgcccacgcaacaatggttgcttgtttactgtcaaatgctcatattctgcggcctaaagctcatggcacggtgcgaaaacgcgcgcgcggagaaagcgaaacagtgcgcggacaagcatgtggacacgcagtcggtcgctgcgaatctacgtgatcactgcattgaggcttcgtttctgtcatttagttatacaaacactataagaccttatttcacatagcttgctctcagcgtttacctacctttcacgcaagaagccggttcgggagactccatcgcagctaccgcgcgcagtggcgttcactggtaaagagatagcgtctgtaaacgattgtgtgctttcagtttgcccaagattattatttagacagtaaaaaacttctctcgtttcgaaagtgtttacagaaatgtccgggagagctcgcgcgtggtgttttcagtcagcgctgacagcaaaacctatgaggagcgcgccgcgtgatccctcatactacgccagcgaggcgcttccgctagatggcgactccgtaactcctcgccgccaatatgggGGCAAGCGGGAAGGCAGCAAGGGAgagaggaggtggggggggggacaGAGTCGGCTCCGCCAACAAGCGTGTACGCGCGTGTACTGCGTACGGCCCCGCGCGGTTATCTCGAAATCGATCTGCAAGCGGCTCACACCTTTGTGCGCGTTTTGTGTTGGCTGCTCTTGCGTTGAAGGcagatagaccgcacgaaggtcacttcgctcgctgctgcttccgcgttGCTCACACCAGCGCCTGCCAGCGCTTTGacggcgagtgtccgcgctcatcgggtgtgatgtgttcatatttgctcgtgcgcgctgacaccacatgctcgttaattcagttaataagcgaatgttcccaagtttatacggcagataagactgctatccttacttcgtacaggtGTGCACTAAATCgcaagagagtgagagagaataaacatttttattaggtaaatgcagctttggagaggcgtcctcattccagaattcGACGCTTCGCCTTGCGGGCGAAACCGACTTCTTCAAACACTGAGTTAGGCAACAGAGTATACCAACAGCAATGTCGTCTTTCCTTATTAACGCATTAGGAGAAAACACACTAAACAAAATTGTAACACCGTCAACGGTGCTGGTTTATCTCACAGCTAATcttgtaattcttttttttttactgcgtacGTGCAGCCTTTGCCAAAAAGTTTCCAAAGCATGCACTTAGTGAGCGACAAGATGGTCGCCGGGCGGTGACGCAGGCCTCGAGCTGTCACACTCGACGCTTCAAGGCTCAGGAAAGCCAGCATCGCTGCCAGCTAAACCTATAAGATCCCGGAGTAAGCGTTCGCAGTATCCGTAAACATAGTTGCGTAGGAAATTGCGCATCCCTTTGTTTGCAATAAGTGAGGCGGGCGCTTAGGCATGTGGACCGTCGAGCTCATGCGAATAAATTAAGGCAACGAGCTAGGAATTGTAAATATACAAAAAGACTACTGAGCGCTCGTTATGAAAGTGTAACTTATCTTTAagaattttggggttttacgtgccaaaaccacgatttcactacgaggcacgccgtagtgcaggggACTCCAGGAATCTGGGCCACCTGgtgattctttaacgtgcgcctaaatctaacaagcacacgggtgctttcgcattctgcccccatcgaaatgcggccgccgtggccgggattcgtcccgcgacctcgtgcttagcaggtcAACACCATAGTCAGTAACCAACCATGGCGAGTCAGTAATTAATCTTTTCGCCTATAGTTTGCGAAGACGCTTCACGGACAGAATCGAAAATGCCGGTCGCTAACGATGCCCCCTTCTCTGCCCTGAATTCATTATTTTCCTTAAAGCGAAAGAAGTAGCTgtactgttagatacgggaccttttcctgagcctccttcgagttcaccagaccacatcgaatcacgccacagctaattaaggagcgcagaagcacatctaccccgttcccgaggcgcggcacgtgcaaacgagttggcgtcccccacctcgtgcgccgcaggtggagctattcactgcttgtctcttcccgaaagtgtagcgagagcccggcgctgttccaggtaacgtgggtcccgaagcaagacgacTGTAAtacaccgtgaagccctggcagcaatccccccatCCACCTTTGTCATGGCGCTTGCAAGTCAGGATGGCAATatcgcagagagaagtaagcgctcggacaatccgccttttgcgatgcattgtggcgccactgtgcggtggccacgagaaacGATTTGGCAGGCGCCGCTCTCGCCGCGACAGACAGCCGCCGCACGCGAGACACGTATGCAAGCAAGCAGCGTGCGAGTGAAAACCGCAACAACGTGTGCGCACAGTTTGTCGCCGTCCGCTAGCCATGGAGCCCGCTGGTGACTGCTTTGTACCTGGAGGTTTCTTCAGTGTGACGAACGGCTGGAAAAAGCGCTTCGGCAACGTCAAAATACCCACGGAAGCGCAGCTCGAAGAACACATGGTGTCGAGCGGAGCGCGCTTCGCGCGACAGCAAATGAAAGGAACgatgttccaagaagaaggatacgTGCGCAACGTCATGTACAACGACGTGTCAGCAGAATCCACGTGCGGACTTTTGCGTAGTATCTGCCTACCGTCAATGAAAGGCGGCTATTACATCGTGCACGCCGCGATTTCCAAGGCGTCGGGCTCCATCCTGGCTGGTCATTGCCTCTGCCCCGCAGGGTGAGCAAGCTTTCTATTCTACATCTGGAGCGCGACCTGCATGAACCGCGTGCAGGACATTGAAGTCTGATGGGTTAAATTTTGGAATTCATAACTATACCGGCCCTGCCATTTTGGGCTAGCTGTTTGCTTATATAAAGGTACGGTTGCTTAAATGTTGAACAAATACACATACTGTAAATGAAGAAAGCGGGGAGTTCTTGTTTTTGCGCATTTGCATGTATACCGATCAACACGGTCGTGCAGCATACTTGTCTGCGACCGCACACAGCCTTGGATTGCCGGTATCACacagtacagtcgcccaaatctttaactggtgtgcgggagcggcgacttttccgtgcgtcagcgccgtttgacggggcgagggaggctaagcgcatgcggacaaagcgcgctcagctgggcccatcgtctactaggctgtttccagcctcgccccgtcaaacggcgctgacgcacggaaaagtcgccgctcccgcacaccagttaaagatttgggcgactgtacactATTTAGAGGCATATAACGAGAATGACTTCCAAGTTTGGCTGTTTACTATAAAACCGCTAGTTGTACCTAACTTCGTGCCGGCATAGCTGTCTGACAAGCCGCATCGCATCGTTCAATGGTGCTGTTAATGTGTGCACATGGTGTTACAAGGCCAACGCGCGAGTGGTGGTGTGCGGCTCATGTCTGAGATTGGCGCATGTATTTCACGTTGAGTGACGTGAACTTAAACCCGTTCTTTCGAATTCATAAACACTTGATCCCATCTTTTCCTTGATGAATACCTGTTGAGCATGAAAACTCATCTCCTCTTCCattttattcttgcagcctgagCGGCACATGCCAACATTTTGTTGGATTAATCCTTCATGCCATTCACTTGGCGCAAAAGGATGCGGCAACGTGCACGGAAGTTCCATGTGCTTGGATTGTTCCTGCCCAAGGTAAGAATGCTACTACTTAGCAAGCATTAGTTAACATAGGAGGCGGCAAAAGTGCCTAAAAAATCTGTGATCACACTTCCGGCCCCTTTCTGCAAACGGTTCTTTGTGGCACCGTGTTGACCATTTAACGTGTTGTAAAATTGTTTGCATTCGTGGTAGCAGCTGTTGAATATCAACTCATTCACACAGCTACATTGTTTACAGCGTACATGAGTATTGGTATGTGGACAAATATAGGCTACTGGTTTTAATTAAGAACACATATTGGTGTCGCTTCAAAAATTCTTAACTACAAGACCTGCATAGAGAAAAAATAATCCCAAACTGCAACATTTAATTTTCTTACAATGGATGTGGTCGTTGGCTAAACATCACAGGAAGCACTTAAAATTTCGTTATTGTACTTgtacaaacaaaacttttttttttcagtcaaaaagcatgagccacctctgcctctgcaagacatcacttttcacacaaggaaacatgaaggtgcgaaaaggcggcggtttgatccactgccagggctctcaccgagtgacccatctctgcttgctgccgatctcgaaaaggtggcagcaaactgcctgcttctccgttatatgagcaaagaaaactcaggagaatcacttgtaagtgctacacttaactctgcatgcttgtgatctgttaaaataagagttagcagtgttccatcagcatgtgacgacagacaggaacagtttgagagccccttttactgtgcttttatgcgaagtacAGTTTGCATCAGTATAACACTAATGTCAGTAGTGTTTATATATGGTGactttgttttatgcgaagcatattacgagagctcaacccagctcctcaggcgcggcggtgtcgccttcaataccacgtgacaccgtgacgtcacgacagaggtgaaacggggctccaactcgcgccgtcgctcgcagcggtatataagcagctgcgcttgcctgtgctagacactcacgaggtgagatgcttcctggaggcagagctgctcgttggaatgagaagcgaaggttgcggcgtgctacagaaactgattttctaggtggatttgctcaactcttgcaaggtgggctgggtgggaatcgaaccagggtctccggagtgtgagacggagacgctgccactgagccacgagtacgatgcttgaaagcggtacaaaagcgcctctagtgaatgcggtgttgccttagaaacgagctgtttctaaggctcaggcgtgcgtcgcttgctcaggcgcacatttcgttgccgcgccgaacgctgcgttgctcgacgctcaccgcgttcaatgcggggcgcgtagtcgctgctccgtagcccattgtcttacatcccttggcgggtcgacgggaacgctgtcgcgttccactcttgaaggcgaagcagagtaacgcatgagttgtttcttcgtctagccgaaccaaatatagccaagcaacagcagttcaccaggctaaacagtggttcaacaactaaaataaaggctagtatgcttcgcatcctgggcttaaccttagctaagccacagccatttttttatctcactaaacaatctgcaagcttagcaatgagatgatgcagcaaacctgtgatgtaagtcttggttaattgaggcaactaaacctctttaaagccaaagttattttaaaaattctggcagaacctatctcgtgatgactgaaataatgcgagagcattcatgCACATGCACACTGTTAAACTGACACAAACATCTGTTCAACTTCCATTCTATAGCGTGTCTTGTCCATGACAGCAGTAAGGGACTGTGAATTCCAAAGTGTGATACATTTAAGGGCTTTCAAATGCTGTGTGCCTTTACAAAAGACAAGACCTTTGACGCCTCCTGTAATACTGTAGGTATCAAGTCGGTGATGAACTCCCCAGTGCCTGCTTCATAACTTCTTATAGCCACATGTGATTCACATAATTATCATGCGAGACTGTCCAATCACCTGCAACTTATGCAGCAAAGCATGTGAGTATAGCATGCTGGGCAAGTCTTATTAAATTATCTGTACATAGTTTCCTTAGTTACGTGTATTAAGTGTCCCTTGATTTCTCATACCATGCTTTATAGCTGAATGGAATAACTTCTCTACACAGAGCTGCTGAACCtaattttaaagaattttaaatcttgcgttggcatatctgatgtgcattgattactgtttacctctacgtatggcttgagttttttctatccccttctgcaacatgcacattattgcactttcatatttacatttgctcttgatttacagcacatgttagcacgagttcatgtcactgcatctgaatgttttttttttttaatttcctaatgctagtaagcttgtagtttgcttactttcaaaactgttctttgctcaccctgaaagaaggcatttagagtacgaataaataaaatgtgaaaaatgatTCAGAAGTACAATACTTAGTTTGCTTGTTTAACAACCATGCGCAATAAGGCATGCCAGGTATGAGACCACAATCTGAAcctattttgttgcgcttctcaccactggcgcaatatgatgctgtcaaagacctgtttacaaaatcctcaaatctttactatgctgcttcgtatatttcaagctgcactactattcaaggtagtcactaagctaacatttgcatgttatctgcgctgtctaatgtaaagcactatattccaggatgaacacagtcccagtgaagtggcaccagaagcttcagacactccactggtcccagacattgaagacatccacagtgagacctgtcaaagactcatacaagagaggtttgatggtaagaaagtccacttccttgtttattacttttttcgcaactttttgtcttggcacgtgtcattctgaggctgtctcatttatataagaatgcccacctatgtctctgggcatcaccttcacaagTATCCCACTGAGCAGCAGATAATGCAGCAGTCAGTTTTAGACTTAGTGTCTTGTCGTTTCTTAACTTTTACAGGGCTGTCGCATAACTCGATGTGTGTGAGCACCCACAGGGTCCTCAAACATATCTGCTTCATCTATGGCATGTTTGTGAAGCACTGTGTGAATGTATAATGGATGTACCTTTAGCATGAGTCCATCACCTGGATTCATGCACGGCATTTGTCATATATATGTGTTGACTGTGTTTTAGCAGAGCATGGAATTGAAAGCATGCACATTTGTCTTGCTCTTCTTGTTTTTAGGCATGTTTAAATACTTGCAATACTGAACCAACTCTACGATTTAGCTATGTTGACCAGCATAattagcgaaaaaaaataaaacataatgaGCACATGCAAGTTACAAGCTGCAGAAAAATTCTTATGTCACTGTGAAAGTAAGCTGTACAATTTTGTAGGAGATTAGTATCTACCTACATTTTAATCGTTGCAATATGCAGTTGTGTCATTTGACACAACCTAAGTACTTTAGCCTCTTTGAGTAGGCCTGTAGGGGTTTCTTTGTAGGAGTAAATAAAAGCTAACCTAATGGTATTAAGTTTCTGACAAGTGATTCAACATAAAAGAAAGTAAGGCGTGCAAACACCAACAAGAGAACTAGACAACATGGCATTTACTTAGTTTGGTTCTCTTGTATCCATGTTTGcatgcgttactttcttttagtgcgattcgctaccaactagctgaactttctctcattttaagcttcatttctagtacacttagctcctatctgcagcgtttgtgttgtctggttctcttgtgtccatgtttgcaccccttccttccacgatgaatccccaccaaatagctcaacattgccatgacaagtgatgctttgttgacgtcatgctacttctcATTGCTTTAATACAATGTAATGCTTGCTGTACGACTTGTAAAACGGATTCTAAACCTATAAATtaacaatactgtttttttttgcagctatacAGGCCCTCTCGGTGGACAGCAGAGCAGTTGTTCTCGAGTCGACGATTGGACAGGCTGCAAATCCAACCTGGCACATGGAGCGGATTGGTCGGCTAACTGCctcaatgtttaaaagaattgtgCGGTGCCGGAAACCTGACAGTATTGTTAAAGAAATACTTTACCCGCGGAGCTATAAAACTGAAGCCATGCACTATGGAAATGTGCACGAGCCAGATGCCGTTCAGGCATATGAACAGCTAATGGCCTGCATGGATAAGTCCATAACTGTGGGATATACAGGCCTGCACGTGCATGCTGAGCATCCCTTTATTGCTGCATCCCCAGATAGACTGGTATTTGAGGGCAGTGACATGGGGCTGCTAGAAGTTAAATGCCCGTTTTCTTTCAAAGGAAAAAGTATCGAAGAAGCTGCAGCTTCTCCAAAGTTTTGTTGTAGGGCAACAGGTAATGAAATTACATTGAAAAGGGAGCACGAATACTATTACCAGTTGCAGGGCCAAATGGCAGTGACAGGACTTAGCTGGTGCGACTTCGTTGTGTGGACTAATGCAGCATCCATTGCATCCTCCTTACACGTCGAAAGGATTTTCTTTGATGAGGCCATGTGGTCTCAGGAAATATTGCCAGCACTACTGAATTTCTATAGGAATGCTGTGCTAGCTGAGGAGCTGACCCAGCGAATTAGAAGAGGGCTTCCCCTGTATAGTTCTGCCAGGTATGTTGGCACTGCCAAAAGGAATCTGAAAACCTGCAGAAAGCAGGAGCCCCCTACTGCAAAAATaatgctacggggtagtattcccactgacgaagagccgcgcaggaagaagacgaagacgacgattggaagctagcgcgggctgttgcctcttggtcaactgcggcgtattgccttgtaaatatacttgtaaatagcttttcgtcggtgtcttcctacgtaacatatttggtggaggtggacgttccctgtacctcgtcacggagcttcgcagtggacggtccgtcgagcctaccttcatggctcccggcgacgccaacccgactccaccggctccgacacctgctgccacttcgacgacctacatcaccctctccgctccccgtgatcctggcgtattctcggcaaaagatggggaagacgtcgaggactggatcagcctttacgagcacgtcagccgcaataaccggtgggacccaactatcatgctcgccaacgtcgtcttttacctcggtggcacacctcgagtttggtatcggacgcacgaagatgagctgaccagttgggattcgcttaagcaaaagcttcgagacttgttcggcaacccctacggtcaccaacttgccgcgcagaaggcgctttccagtcgtgtgcagacgtcaacggagccctacgtcacgtacattcaggacgtcttggctctatgccgcaaagttgacgcacacatgactgagtccgacaaggtctcccacatcctcaaaggcattgccgatgacgccttcaacttgctcgtgtttaacaacgtcgcgacggtggatgcagttataaaagagtgccgccgcctggaattcgctaaaagccgccgtatcgaccaacagtttgcccgtctgcccaacaccccagcgacatcttcctgtgccgacgctcctcgtcccaacaacactggcgatgttaccaggattgtccggcgtgagatcgaggccgcctatccggctgcgttcgactccagcccctccaatgcacctgcagtcactgtttccctgatccaggcagttgtccgccaggagttcgccaacatgggtattcacacaatctgctcggcccatcgccctgatccccacccggcatcttcgattccaccccgtcccgcaccttcttaccctccacatttccgcaacccctctgaatggcgcactgcagacgacaagccaatttgttttcactgccatcgaattgggcacatttctcggcactgccgcagtcgctggagttccctgaaccagtccaCATataaatcgagggttcgacggaagcccgtctggtcgggatgaagcattgaagaagtaaaacgaaggacaccgaccaacatagaagtgctaaaaaatgaaaaaa encodes:
- the LOC139057752 gene encoding uncharacterized protein translates to MEPAGDCFVPGGFFSVTNGWKKRFGNVKIPTEAQLEEHMVSSGARFARQQMKGTMFQEEGYVRNVMYNDVSAESTCGLLRSICLPSMKGGYYIVHAAISKASGSILAGHCLCPAGLSGTCQHFVGLILHAIHLAQKDAATCTEVPCAWIVPAQVKKHEPPLPLQDITFHTRKHEGAKRRRFDPLPGLSPSDPSLLAADLEKVAANCLLLRYMSKENSGESLDEHSPSEVAPEASDTPLVPDIEDIHSETCQRLIQESYTGPLGGQQSSCSRVDDWTGCKSNLAHGADWSANCLNV